The DNA sequence TCTGGCGCAGCAAAAAGCTGATGACTGAAATAGGACTTGTTCATCGCCTCGACAACCGTCTTCGCTCAGTCTGACGATTTTCCGAAGCAGCCTATTTCTCGTCTGGGTCAGCCTAACTAATTTTCTCCTCCATAATAGCCAATCGACTGAGGATGTTCGCCAAATCGCCGCGGACCAGTTCATTTAAGCATTCTTGGTTATTCATGGAGGATTCCACATTCCTATGTCACCATTTAGTGCACAAATCCCCTCAGATAATGCACCCAAGATCGGCTTACTTCATTCGGACATCTAGCCTTTCCCAAATGCAATCTTAGCGCAAGTAATTCAAAAGGTCACGGCTGTGATACTCAGTCTGCAACACGTTCCAAGGCAATCATGTCGCGATCTTCAGGAAGATCTATCCAACCTTCAATCTTTTCCACATCTCGAGCAGTCGAAAACAACCCAGGATCAATGTGGGCTTCGTGGCTATGAGCAACAAGGTCACTATGCACGCTAGATCCATCGTTCTCTGAGTGAATTGATATCTGGTCCTCTGTAGTGTCACCAGCGGATGACTTTGGCGTACTATGAGTATCCTCTGTTTCAAAAGAGGACAGGCTCAGGGCACGTTGTAGTTGTCCAGAATACGTAGGCTTTCGAACTGCTCCCATGTTAGCGTCTAGTACCAGGGAAGAGATCGCGTGGCTCTTGTTTCATGTCGTTCAGATGATGGCCATTATATAGATTTTTAAATGGAGCTACGgtgttttgctttttggttTTAATTCACAACTCTTGCCTATTAAGCTATAGCCAAAAATCCCATTAGCTTCTATACTTTCTATTTCCGGCACAATATATTAAAGTCAGTTTGAGACCGTCTGGGGCTTTCTCAGGTTAATATGAATAGTCCCACAAACTTAATATGTACGTTGTCCTATCGGATAATAACCAGATTATATCCCCGAGGTACAGAGCCATATATGTATAAGTCGAATAGCACCAACTTAAAAATATCCAACTTACTGTTAAgatatttaattattaatgtaatatataattaattCGCAGTCCTATAGTTCAATCTCAAagtatatttaatattacATTCTCCACCTCCATAGCAAAGGTGTTTAGAGTTCATCCACGGGTTCTTTTCAGCAACGACAAGAATTACTTGTGTTATTAATGTTGAAACGGGTTCTGTCAATCAATTTAgttaatataaaataaatagcCAGAAGATATTACCTAATTATACGGCGCTCCGTTGCCAAATAGAGCAGATATTAGATTACATTAAATAAGAGGATTAAATCTTAACTAAGCCTATCTACCTGTCCTCTTTTATTGCCATAAACAAGCCGGCCTCCAACTATCGGGATTATCACCATATACTCGCGCAGTACAACACTATAGTCCaaatagaaggaaaataatcttcttccctggtTAGAGAAGAACAGTGAACTGCCATGAATCACTCGCCCGGATGCCTATTTGGACCAAGTTGGGGTGAAACGGTCTGTTGAATCCAaacgaggaaagaaatacCATATCCTACGAAAACATCTCCTTGGTCGTGTCAGACCGTCGCGGCGGGCGACGACCTCTAAGGCCCGGGGAGAATCCCGACCCTTGAGAGCCACCGCCAACACACGATGTAATCTTTCGAGCAGTGATTCTATCAGTTGCGGACATGTTAGACGATGGCTCCATGACGTTCCTGAGGTTGCGCCAgatggcttttctttcagcTCATAAATCATATTCACCGAGTCGCGATGGGCAAGAGAATCGATCATTTTCCAAGCTCTGGGGCTATGTGCACTGGGTCTGTGAGCAAAAGACGGCTTATTTATTGCGATCAACAATTCTAATTAGTTATTGACTCTTCTGGCACACTCTGGGTGCTGGAAAAAGCTAAGGCAGAGTCTTGAATACTATTCAGCATAGGTTTTCATCATAAAGCCTACGTGGTAATGTATCTAATCTTACCCAACCAGAATACAGCCCAGTGAGATAATATGTTTCTTGGAGATAACACGAGGTACTCCCGTCTCATGCCGATAGTGAGGGGATCTTTTGTAATAACCCAAGGTCCAACAATCCAAAGCATGGCATAGTGCCAGCAGCATTCGCTAGAAAATGCTTGGGGCTCTGCCATCCTTTTAGATAtggaaggatatcaagaagtgTCACGATAAGCGCAAGTAGGGGGCAGTGAGTCTAGGAAGGGTCAAGAAGGGGGACCACAACACGCGGTGATGGAGTTACGATAAAACACGCGATACGTATTACCATGTAGTTCTCAGTAGGGATGAAAGAATAAAGACCAATCTCCGTTCCTCAGCTGACTAGTATCAAGGTCAATAAGCATCCCAATTTCCTTGAAGAGGACATGTTCCTCATGCCGCTGCTCTCATCGACGGACTGAAGTTCTTAGCGACTGCCTGGGCAACGTACTCGCCAACGGTAATGGCGGGACTAAAGTTTCAAGGTCAGATAAAGGAATCCATAGGTGAACTTCATCTTAGGGACATACTATTTCTTCAGCGGTCCCTGCAGTACGAAGTCGCGTCTTGCTTGGTTGAAATAAGCAATTGAGTATCGAGACGGCGACATACCGTACTCTTTAGCCCGCACTCGGTGAAAGTTGGATTTCAAACGGTCATCTGACCAAGCCACTTGAAATGGGTATCGGTGTTAGCCATGGAAACTCAGATTGTactttattctttcctccaCTTACTGAGCATATCTCCAATATTGACGACAATAGGACCTGTTTCAGCTGGAAGAGGGGTGAAGACATCGCCACTTGCAAAACTGGAATGACTCTCTCGGCCAGGGCAGATTTCGAgtccgtcttctccatcgcgCTGAAATAAAAGAGTAAGGCATCCGACATCAGTGTGACTTCCTGCCCTCCATGTTCCGATAGAATTTTCGGATGCTGGATAATGGATTAGTCGAAGTTGAGTAAGGCAGTCCGGTTGAGAAGGATCGTTGGCTATCTTAAAATAGTCTTCTTTAAATCCAAGTCCACGAGCGAAGCATGTTACTAGACCATGTCAATGTCAACGAACATATCCTACGAAGGGTGATAATCGTagatgtacatacagactTGGTCCGAAATGCCAGCACATTTGTTCATGAACTCACGGGTTGTATTTTGAAACCCCggcacatcatcatcacttgGCCAATCGGAATTGTGTCGGAGCCAAAGTGACTCCTTCTGGTCGTATGTACCGGTGCTGGGACGCAACTGAGCCTATACCAGGGGAGTAAATATCAACTAGCTCGCTGCCTAACAGAATGGTGGGTAAGCTTACCATATATTCCCATCCATTGTTGGTTTTTGGATCGTGGGGAGTCTTGCCCTTCGTCTCAGCCGGGAGATCGAAGAATGTCTTGGAAATAGAGAATTGAgcctcgatttcttccttcaAAATGCCATGATCAACTAGAGTGAAGAAGCCAGCATACTCGGCTGCTTCCATCAGCTCTGCTGTGATTTGGTCCTTGCGTTGCTCAAAGTCTAGTATATATGTGAGTTTGGTTTTGCCGCATGGCGCATGATCGAAATCTCACCTTTGAGAGATATGACAGGAACCAGTCTTTCAGCCATGATTGTGATGATTCTTCCTAGTTTTGTtactcttcaacttcttgtTGTAGACGTGAGAGAATCTTTCACCGCAATATCCTTATATCTTGCTGTGACTGGTGCCATCGGCAATGTACCATAACTGCGCATCGCGGGTCAA is a window from the Aspergillus oryzae RIB40 DNA, chromosome 6 genome containing:
- a CDS encoding uncharacterized protein (iron/ascorbate family oxidoreductases): MAERLVPVISLKDFEQRKDQITAELMEAAEYAGFFTLVDHGILKEEIEAQFSISKTFFDLPAETKGKTPHDPKTNNGWEYMAQLRPSTGTYDQKESLWLRHNSDWPSDDDVPGFQNTTREFMNKCAGISDQVLTCFARGLGFKEDYFKIANDPSQPDCLTQLRLIHYPASENSIGTWRAGSHTDVGCLTLLFQRDGEDGLEICPGRESHSSFASGDVFTPLPAETGPIVVNIGDMLMAWSDDRLKSNFHRVRAKEYGMSPSRYSIAYFNQARRDFVLQGPLKKYPAITVGEYVAQAVAKNFSPSMRAAA